ATAAACAGTACATAAATTATCGATTTAAAAATTATTGCGCGAATTAATTGTTTACTCTAGTTGACTGGGCCAAAGGAAGATGATtcgatagagggcgctatcacacaAAGTGCTACTCGATTCTCCTCGTGGGGGATAGAGATTGGGGGACTAAGCGTGCAATGCACTTTTTCCTGGTATTAATAAATTTATAGTGACACTTTACTttgggatcggtcgagttggtcaatgaaaagcgtttgaatccgttacacaaaatgtatattttatggttagaaagatgttttgaaagtagaacataatgatcctcACAATATATACCTCGAATTTGTGTGGTTTCtctttactttgcaaactaacacggtcggccattttattgagtcaaaaacttgaccctacaaaatggcgtgccgtgttagttcaggacgtataaggaaaactgTGCATTTTTGAGGCATATTCTGTTAAGGCGGTAttctgttgagatacattatTTGTGGTGAGCAGTTTTGTGTGTCCAAccaagcagctctttgaaataggGTCATTTAAGTATAGCTGCGTGTGACGTCACTAGCTGTGTAACTGGCCAATAAGTGGAGAAAtctcattgttgtttttttgttgttttttacctAATGCAGCAATTGAACACTTCTATTTAACGGCTGTGTTGATTTTAGAGAGCATTAACTTGTtctttagcctgaacatctgacgtcacacgtaGACGACACAAGCTTTCCATatccgtgttttgattggtcggggTGATTGCCAGCTGCATTGACATCATTGTATGTATTCAATGAGatcactggttctgtaaaaccaaTACCTATCTTTATCTTTGTGGGACCAGTCTAGTTGTTCTTGACCTTGTCCTATAATTTGAGGCTACGTTAATATTCATCAGAGGCGTACCATGTGCGTCACTCATTCAATTACAAAGTGTTTTCCAGCGATAACGTCTTTAAAGAGATGTTTGAACAGCAGTAAAACAGTCTCAATGTGCCAGAGGATTGAAGTGTGATGTAGACTTTTTGTGACTGTATAAATTGAATCAAATACCCCTTGATAACTACTGACATTTCAGGCAGAGAGGCTATTTTTGATACCAGAGGGTTCTATGTTTCCGGTGAAACAAATGTAATTGATGATTCCATATATTTACTAAACAACATTTGCAGCAatgggttgttttcttcttcgtcCAATCAAAGTTACCGTTACCAAAATGAGTCTTGGTGTAACAAATAGTGCGGTGCCTTTTGTATGAAGTACAAATAAATCTTAATATTAAACCGTATTGGTGTGAAATGAGTGATGGGCTATATACTCCTTTCAAACCTTTGCTTTAAGAATTATATATTGCTCTTCAAGCCGTTTGGTCATAGCTGTATACACTAAACAACTCTTTGAAACGTACGTGAGTGCCGAAAGCGCTTAGGGTTGCCCGTCAAAGGACCAAGTCTTGCATATGATTTGACAAATACGTGTTGACTTTGGCGCGAGGAAATTATGACAACGTCTATTGAAAATTCTAAGGGTTTTCAAACGCTACACAAAATTAAACGCCACGTCGTTAATCGATATGCTCTCgccattttttctttctttttttaataattaaaactcgTTTTCGCCCCTATAGCACAACCTACGTGTTCCTACAGCCAACCCAACCCTATTCCACTAGCATTGTCATGGACTTCAGTTTTGAGCGTGAATTCTAAGCGACGACTCAAGATTTCCAGTCGAAGTTTTAGAGAGACAACCGACGGTTCTAAAGACGAGCTGTTCACCCAGTCTTCTGTAaaccttttcattttatttcaatcgTCATGAGGTGTACAAATCACGCTTATAAACACTTGGCTGTACTTCGTGTGGCAGTTAATTAATATCTTCATAAAGATGTGACATCACCTGAACATTTATGGTAATCGTTTTGCAACCGTTTTGAGCGAAGTACTTGTTGTCTCACCGGATCTTTGCTGCTTCAAAGGGGACTTTGATTTTGAGAGAAGTGGAAACTTTCCTTGGTTTTAGGTTTTAACGGCTTGGCGTGATGAATCTTGCTTTGGTTTTGTTGCTTCTGGTGGGGTGTTATGAAGCCCTGGCAGCTATCTGCCCTACTGACAGTGACTGGCAGCGATACGGCGAGTCATGTTACTTTATAACTCAACGCATGAACTGGGCTGAGGCAAATGAAACCTGCATCAAATCAAATGCAGCTCTAGCTGTGCCTAACTCGAAGACAGAACAAACTTTTATCTGGTCGATGTTCCTTGATTTCTTTACCGGGAGTCAGCCAACTAGACATCTCTGGATCGGTTGTTATTTCAACCAGGAGGCTGGGGGATGGCAGAAGTGTCCACTGAGGAACGCGTCTAACACCTATGAGAATTGGAAGGAAGGTAACCCAGAGAATGATGAGCCTGCAACGGATTGCGCTGTCATGAACTGGAAATACAATGGTCAATGGGGTGACAGACCGTGCAGTAATACTATGTTTGCCATCTGTGAGCTCCAAGTTGACATCACCCTTCACTCATTCTGCATTAAGACCGGTCCTGGTGGTCGCATCAAGTCCCAGTGTCTGGTCGGTCACGTCATGAAGGAGCTACGGGCTGATGGTGTGGTGTCGTGCGGGAAGGTGTGCCGATCAGAGCCCCGATGTCGCTCCTTCAATCTGCTGATGAAGCAAGGTCCAGGGAAGATGGTTTGTCAGCTGAACAACGCGACTCGTTATGAAGCGACTAGTGTGGATATGATCGAGAATGATAACTGCTACTTCTttgatctgtaaagaaaaagagcCTATTGCTGTTTCAAACTTATAAGAATCGCTCTTAATGAACAAAACGCGTCTAGAGATGCTTTCGTCAATGATATCGGATAAAAAGTCAATTAAACTGCTTCTGCAACTTTTATTCTTGCGTTTAGTCAGTTTAAAACTGAAGAACCATATTAAATAAGCTTGTAAATAATATAGTAGGAATAAATATATAGTGCCTTACCGGTGACTATTTCATCTATTTTACATCGTCATCTTTAAGAAGAGAGAATTCATTCCCATCATCAAGTTTTCACTAAGCACAAACCTTTTTTAAGGCTTGCTTTCAACGTAAATCTGAATTATTCACTTATGCACAATTGGCAACATTGCGGTCTAGTTTTTGCGACTGGTTTGATGAGAAATTTAATAATTCACGAAACGTAAAAGGGTTAATGAAACGGTTTCGTCACTTTATGAACATTCAACAAGCAAAACCACGCATATTTTGGCACCGTGCCTGTGGTGTGTATTCTAGTGGAATTTTGTGGAGAACTTTGATATgtcacttaaaaaaacaaaaaattgaaacttTTACTTATTGTGTCTGGATGGAACCTAATATAAAGGGTAGCTCCAATCAGTTTTCAATGAACTGATCTCACTGGGAACCCTGGATacttacaataaaaaaacataagaaGCTAAAAAGTAAATCCTTTTTTGTGTGCACCTCGTCATTTTAAACCATCTTGTGCGAACATGTTGTGTCCTCCGTTTGTTAATACGGGCTGATGGAAGATTATCAAGAGAGCGCGCTATCAGATGAAATTGCTACACAATTCTCTGTAGTGTGTGATAGAATTATCTCCAGGGGTTGTGTGATGTTGGGAAGAATCTTTTGTCACACCGATACTAAATATGGGATGTACAATAATTATACATCAATGAGACACTCGTGCAAAAGGAGcggtttttttcatgaaatttgaaTGAATCGAAATAACACTTTTCGAAATGTATCTAGAAGTCAAATATATGATCCACACAGTGTGCCTAtaaataaattatgttgttttcattttacttcgCCATGTTTTAGAACtacattttgactccacaaactGAAGCGTAGCATTTACCGGTCTTGAGAGTTCTACAATcgaaaacagcgccctcactttaTGGACAAATTACTATACATCTTTTTACCAACAGGTAACCGTATATCCTCTTACCAACTGATAAAGCAAAATCGTTTTGTGCTGAGCAGGTGTTTTTTGAGTGTCCAAGTAGCTCTTTGAAAATGTGTCTTTTGCGGTGTAGCTGCGTGTGACGTCACTGACGCGTCAGTGTAACGGGTCAATAAGTAGAGAAACCTCAATGGTTGTTTCGTCCTCAACAATCCAGCAACCTTAAACCTTTCGATTTGATGGCTATGTTGATTTCAGAGACTATTATTCTTGTactttagcctgaacatctgacgtcacataaTGACGACACAAGCTTTCCATatccgtgttttgattggtcggagGTGATTGTCAGCTGCTTTGATGTCATAGTATGTATCCATCAATGAGATCGCTGGTTCTGTTAAACCAAtgtctttatccttgtggaTAAAGGCGTACAGGGGACCAGTACAGGGGATCATTTTCGTCACTCATTCAATTACAAAGTGTTTGATCCAGCGAAAACGTCTTTAAAGAGATGTTTGAACAGCAGTAAAACATGTGTCATGTAGACTCACTTGCGGCTGTATAAATGAAATCAAAACACCATCTGTAACAGAGTTCAGATACCAGAGGGTGCTATGTTTCCGGTGAAACAAATGTAATTGATGATTCCATATTATTTACTAAACAACATTTGCAAACATTTATCGTTGGCAGCAatgggttgttttcttcttcgtcCAATCAAAGTTACCGTTACCAAAATGAGTCTTGGTGTTACAAATAGTGCGGTGCCTTTTGTATGAAGTACAAATAAATCTTAGTATTAAACCGTATAGTATTGGTGTGAAATGTGTGATGGTCTACATACTCCTCTCAAACCTTTGCTTTAAGAATTTTATATTGCCCTTCCAGCCGTTTGGTCTAGCTGTATACACTAAACAACTCTTTGAAACGTACGTGAGTGCCGAAAGCGCCGTTCCGGTTGCCCGTCAAAGGACCAAGTCTTGCATATGATTTGACAAATGTGTTGAGTTTGGCGCGAGGAAACTATGACAACGTCAATTGAAAATTGTAAGGGTTTTCAAACACTACCCAAAATTAAACGCCACGTCGTCATTCGAtattaatatataaaatattaatgaaaCTCGTTTTCGCCCCCGTAGCACAACCTACGTGTTCTTATAGCCAACCCTATTCCACTAGCATTGTCATGTACTTCAGTTTTGAGCGTGAATTCTAAGCGACGACTCAAGATTTCCAGTCGAAGTTTTAGAGAGACAACCGACGGTTCTAAGGACGAGCTGTTCACCCAGTCTTCTGTAaaccttttcattttatttcaatcgTCATGAGGTGTACAAATCACGCTAATAAACACTTGGCTGTACTTCGTGTGGCAGTTAATTAATATCTTCTTAAAGATGTGACATCACCTGAACATTTATGGTAATCGTTTTGCAACCGTTTTGAGCGAAGTACTTGTTGTCTCAGGCCGGATCTTTGCTGCTTCAAAGGGGACTTTGATTTTGAGAGAAGTGGAAACTTTCCTTGGTTTTAGGTTTTACGGCTTGGCGTGATGAATCTTGCTTTGGTTTTGTTGCCTCTGGTTGGGTGTTATGTAGCCCTGGCAGCTATCTGCCCTACTGACTGGCAGCGATACGGCGAGTCATGTTACTTTATAACTCAACGCATGAACTGGGCTGAAGCAAATAAAACCTGCATCAACTCAAATGCAGCTCTAGCTGTGCCTAACTCGAAGACAGAACAAACTTTTATCTGGTCGATGTTCCTAGAATTTCTCAATGGTAGTGAGTCAGCTAAACATCTCTGGATCGGTTGTTATTTCAACCTGGAGGCTGGGGAATGGCAGAACTGTCCAATGAGGAACGTGCCTAACACCTATGAGAATTGGCGGAAAGGTAACCCAGAGAATAACGAGCCTGCCACGGATTGCGTTGCCATGAaccgaaaacaaaatggtcaatGGGCTGACAAACCGTGCAGATATACTATGTTTGCCATCTGTGAGCTTCAAGTTGACATCACCCTTCACTCATTCTGCATTAAGACCGGTCCTGGTGGTCGCATCAAGTCCCAGTGTCTGGTCGGTCACGTCATGAAGGAGCTACGGGCTGATGGTGTGGTGTCGTGCGGGAAGGTGTGCCGATCAGAGCCCCGATGTCGCTCCTTCAATCTGCTGATGAAGCAAGGTCCAGGGAAGATGGTTTGTCAGCTGAACAACGCGACTCGTCATGAAGCGACTAGTGTGGATATGATTGTGAAAGATAACTGCTACTTCTTTGATCTATAAAGAAACAATCGCTGTGTCGATATTTAAAGCACTGCTCTTAATGAATACACGCGTTTTTGACGCTATTATCTTCTTTTAGCCagtcatgtagacttgttttgCAATACTAATTCCCGCTTTCAATACTTCAAGAGTTGAAGAATTACATTAATTTGAGGAAGTGTACCAGTGACAGATGTTTACTGTGCATTTCGATTGAGATAGGccttatttatgtattttaacttgttacATTTTAGAAGAGGGAACATATTCTTATTTGTTAGCTTTCAATGTACACAAACCTCTGAAGTTTAGTGAAACTATCAAAAACAGTCCAGTTGATACTTTGACAGGAACGATGAAACCGTCATTgtttccaccccccccccccccccccattgaggGAAATGGCAAATTTATGGGACATAGTCACTATTTAAGTAGTGTAATGACTTGGAGAGTCGAAACCCTTAATATCCTAGAATGGACCAATCAACATAACTAAGAGGGGGATTGGACCCCCGAATGTTTGGATTCCTGCACGTAAAACACGGTGGATGAAACGGTTTCGTCACTTTGTAAAAGTTCAAAAGTCAAACCacggcatttaaaaaaaaaaaaaaaaaaaaaaaaaaaaaagagaagt
The DNA window shown above is from Asterias amurensis chromosome 18, ASM3211899v1 and carries:
- the LOC139951014 gene encoding lectin BRA-3-like; the protein is MNLALVLLLLVGCYEALAAICPTDSDWQRYGESCYFITQRMNWAEANETCIKSNAALAVPNSKTEQTFIWSMFLDFFTGSQPTRHLWIGCYFNQEAGGWQKCPLRNASNTYENWKEGNPENDEPATDCAVMNWKYNGQWGDRPCSNTMFAICELQVDITLHSFCIKTGPGGRIKSQCLVGHVMKELRADGVVSCGKVCRSEPRCRSFNLLMKQGPGKMVCQLNNATRYEATSVDMIENDNCYFFDL
- the LOC139950353 gene encoding snaclec bothrojaracin subunit beta-like translates to MNLALVLLPLVGCYVALAAICPTDWQRYGESCYFITQRMNWAEANKTCINSNAALAVPNSKTEQTFIWSMFLEFLNGSESAKHLWIGCYFNLEAGEWQNCPMRNVPNTYENWRKGNPENNEPATDCVAMNRKQNGQWADKPCRYTMFAICELQVDITLHSFCIKTGPGGRIKSQCLVGHVMKELRADGVVSCGKVCRSEPRCRSFNLLMKQGPGKMVCQLNNATRHEATSVDMIVKDNCYFFDL